One genomic window of Arachis hypogaea cultivar Tifrunner chromosome 8, arahy.Tifrunner.gnm2.J5K5, whole genome shotgun sequence includes the following:
- the LOC112707176 gene encoding sodium/calcium exchanger NCL, whose amino-acid sequence MNIYKGEEIQSSFQVTSILKTMRHKFSFIYLVIFLLILPHSNYGRPVTKEAPLLMVSDGIHDHSSEPSLIYVNKLGSSDTCTEAYGFLPCTNTALGNVFLMLVYGYFMFLAAKSLSAGSEILLQILGPGIIGGLFLPLLSSLPDATIILASALSGNKETAQSQVSVGMGLLAGSTVMLLTILWGSCLIVGRCDLENSVAIDQKHTKGFDLAGSGVSTDIWTSYAAMLMIISCIPLVIVQLPQILHGATPSRAAILFSLIVSICLLVVYTIYQVCQPRIQRRRLAYAKYKNIMSGFLEQLKTQARGRFLKDNGEPHIEVIQKLFDSLKNPEGYITAKDLRALIIGMHFEEEDMDIDEAVASIMLDFDKSHDSRIDMEEFVRGITRWLRKAKRSATHDNDHSPTTPKILNDFHQRMKAEQDVWSDHIDEAVEIVKNPRWNTFKAVLMLLLGTAVAGVFADPLVDSVNNFSAATSIPSFFVSFIILPFASSSEIVSALIFASRKKIRTASLTYSEIYGSVTMSNLLSLSVFLCLVYIQNLTWSFSAEVLIILIVCITMGLVASFHTTLPLWLCFPAFALYPFSLLFVYILNYVVGIP is encoded by the exons ATGAATATATATAAAGGAGAAGAAATACAAAGTTCCTTTCAAGTTACAAGTATTCTAAAGACCATGAGACACAAGTTTTCATTCATTTACCTTGTCATATTCCTGCTCATATTACCACATTCTAATTATGGTAGACCTGTCACAAAAGAGGCACCTCTATTGATGGTTTCTGATGGAATCCATGATCATAGTAGTGAGCCTTCTCTTATTTATGTGAACAAGCTAGGTTCTTCAGATACATGCACAGAAGCTTATGGATTTTTGCCATGTACAAATACTGCTCTAGGGAATGTGTTCCTCATGTTGGTGTATGGCTACTTTATGTTCTTGGCAGCAAAGTCATTATCAGCTGGCAGTGAGATTTTGCTTCAAATTCTTGGACCCGGCATCATTGGTGGACTATTCCTCCCTCTCTTGAGTTCTCTTCCTGATGCAACCATCATTCTTG CATCTGCATTATCTGGGAACAAAGAAACAGCTCAAAGTCAGGTCTCTGTGGGAATGGGACTACTTGCTGGATCAACTGTAATGCTTCTAACTATTCTATGGGGTTCCTGTCTTATAGTTGGAAGGTGTGACCTTGAAAATTCAGTAGCAATTGATCAAAAGCATACAAAAGGCTTTGACTTAGCTG GATCTGGTGTAAGCACTGATATTTGGACAAGCTATGCTGCAATGTTGATGATAATATCTTGCATTCCACTTGTTATTGTGCAATTACCCCAAATTCTTCATGGAGCTACTCCAAGTCGCGCAGCCATTCTATTTTCGCTCATTGTCTCCATTTGTTTATTGGTTGTTTATACCATTTATCAG GTTTGTCAGCCAAGGATTCAGAGGAGAAGACTTGCATATGCCAAGTACAAGAACATAATGTCAGGATTTCTAGAACAATTGAAAACACAAGCAAGAGGCCGTTTCCTCAAAGACAATGGTGAACCTCACATTGAGGTTATACAAAA GTTGTTTGACTCACTCAAGAATCCTGAAGGGTACATAACAGCCAAAGATTTAAGAGCTTTAATCATAGGAATGCACTTTGAGGAGGAAGATATGGACATTGATGAAGCTGTTGCAAGCATCATGTTGGATTTTGACAAGTCACATGACTCTAGAATTGACATGGAAGAGTTTGTGAGAGGAATAACAAGATGGCTTCGCAAAGCTAAGCGATCCGCCACACACGACAATGATCACAGTCCCACAACACCTAAGATTCTAAATGATTTCCATCAG AGGATGAAAGCAGAACAAGATGTATGGAGTGATCACATTGATGAGGCTGTGGAGATTGTAAAGAATCCAAGATGGAATACTTTCAAAGCAGTGTTGATGTTGCTTCTAGGAACTGCTGTGGCTGGTGTATTTGCTGATCCTCTTGTTGATTCAGTGAACAACTTCTCAGCAGCCACTAGTATCCcttctttctttgtttccttCATCATCCTTCCTTTCGCCAGCTCCAGCGAAATTGTGTCGGCTCTTATTTTCGCCAGCCGGAAGAAGATCAGAACCGCCTCACTCACATATTCTGAG ATATATGGATCAGTGACAATGAGCAATCTCCTTTCATTATCAGTTTTCTTGTGTTTGGTTTACATTCAAAACCTGACATGGAGTTTCTCAGCTGAGGTTTTGATCATTCTCATTGTGTGCATAACAATGGGACTTGTTGCAAGCTTCCACACTACCTTGCCTCTATGGCTATGCTTCCCTGCCTTTGCACTTTATCCATTCTCTCTGCTTTTCGTCTATATTCTTAATTATGTTGTTGGAATACCTTAA